A single genomic interval of Salinarchaeum sp. IM2453 harbors:
- a CDS encoding S8 family peptidase, with the protein MPSRKFSRRDLLKSAGVGVVGLGVGAAIYERMNRYIIGTKSNDAVSAISTMSESSPLTIDLTDHTSLQLVSGTFSDARLETLLSRRDVDFAQPDRYLDMPPVDVEETPEDQTVPWGIDRIGAPAVHESGESGSGIEVGVIDSGINNTHPDLEENIADPSDEENHNAWSSCGGGDCEYPWTDDSGHGTHVSGTIAAEESSEGVLGVAPDATLHALKVCNSSGRCRTSAIAEAIRHSADQGWDVINLSLGSPRSAPALEAAGEYALEAGVLPIAAAGNRGRSDSIGYPAAYDEFVAVTATTENDSLAGFSSRGPEADIAAPGAEVYSADLDGYSTQSGTSMAAPHVTGAAAHVINNTESVDEARQQLLSSAEDIGLDDNEQGAGLVDVAAALEVPR; encoded by the coding sequence ATGCCAAGTAGGAAGTTCTCAAGGCGGGATTTGCTGAAAAGCGCTGGCGTTGGCGTTGTTGGATTAGGTGTCGGTGCGGCAATTTACGAGCGAATGAACCGATACATTATCGGTACAAAATCCAATGATGCAGTTTCGGCGATCTCGACGATGTCGGAGAGTAGTCCTCTAACAATTGATCTGACGGATCACACATCGTTGCAGTTGGTAAGTGGAACGTTCTCCGATGCCCGTCTTGAGACACTACTTTCTCGCCGTGATGTTGACTTTGCACAACCTGACCGATACTTAGACATGCCGCCTGTCGATGTTGAGGAAACACCAGAGGATCAAACTGTTCCATGGGGCATCGACCGAATTGGAGCTCCAGCCGTTCATGAGTCAGGAGAGTCCGGATCCGGAATTGAGGTAGGTGTAATCGATAGTGGGATTAACAATACTCATCCAGATCTTGAGGAAAACATAGCGGACCCATCAGATGAGGAGAACCACAATGCATGGTCGTCATGCGGGGGCGGAGACTGTGAATACCCGTGGACTGACGACAGCGGCCATGGAACGCATGTTTCAGGAACGATCGCTGCGGAAGAAAGTTCGGAGGGCGTCCTTGGAGTTGCTCCGGACGCGACACTCCACGCTCTGAAAGTATGCAATTCCTCTGGCCGATGCCGGACATCTGCGATTGCGGAAGCAATTCGGCATTCAGCTGATCAGGGTTGGGATGTAATTAACCTCAGTCTGGGGTCACCACGATCAGCTCCAGCTCTTGAGGCAGCGGGTGAATACGCGCTTGAGGCTGGTGTATTACCTATTGCTGCAGCTGGTAATCGTGGTCGAAGCGATTCAATTGGCTATCCTGCTGCATATGATGAGTTTGTCGCAGTTACTGCAACAACCGAGAACGACAGCCTGGCTGGGTTTTCCAGCAGGGGCCCAGAAGCGGATATCGCAGCACCGGGAGCAGAAGTCTATTCCGCTGATCTGGATGGATATAGTACACAGAGCGGAACATCAATGGCAGCACCGCACGTCACGGGGGCGGCCGCTCACGTAATCAATAACACTGAGTCTGTTGATGAAGCACGGCAACAGTTGTTGTCAAGCGCTGAGGACATTGGATTAGACGATAACGAGCAAGGTGCTGGACTCGTTGATGTTGCGGCCGCTTTGGAGGTACCACGGTAA
- a CDS encoding ArsA family ATPase, which produces MTQFVLYGGKGGVGKSTMAGATGLLASNNGYKTLVISTDPAHSLSDALDTDVDDTPTQIKSNPLLDAIEIDPKHRFRERYGDDFNQILNDVKSLGVDVQDRDIDAITERGLIPGADEVAVLDLFVEYDDHPEYEVVIFDTAPTGHTLRLLNLPDVMNTTLGRLLSLRGRLTSVAGTVGKLFGREDNSITYSDRVDRLESITENVGDRLRNGDRTEFRAVTLPESMAIAETRRLLSQLDEDEISVGCVIMNRVLQDASPDCSTCWPRYQDQQEQISIAESEFAPAIYQIPLLSGTSGFDRVDKIAGMLDDKLDSEF; this is translated from the coding sequence ATGACACAATTTGTTTTATACGGAGGAAAAGGGGGAGTAGGCAAGAGTACAATGGCAGGGGCGACTGGATTGCTTGCTTCCAACAACGGTTATAAGACACTAGTTATTAGCACGGATCCAGCCCACAGCCTTTCTGATGCGCTGGACACGGATGTTGACGATACACCGACACAGATCAAGTCAAACCCATTACTTGATGCGATTGAGATTGACCCAAAGCACCGGTTTCGAGAACGATATGGAGATGACTTTAATCAAATACTGAACGATGTCAAATCGCTAGGAGTTGATGTCCAAGATAGGGATATTGACGCAATCACCGAGCGCGGGTTAATTCCAGGTGCCGATGAAGTTGCAGTTCTTGATCTATTTGTCGAGTACGATGACCATCCTGAATATGAAGTCGTAATTTTTGATACAGCACCGACCGGCCATACACTACGACTATTGAATCTACCAGATGTGATGAACACGACACTCGGACGACTTCTTTCGCTTCGTGGCCGACTAACATCGGTGGCAGGAACCGTTGGAAAACTCTTCGGAAGAGAAGATAACTCAATTACCTATAGTGATCGGGTTGATCGGCTTGAATCCATCACCGAAAATGTTGGTGACAGATTACGAAATGGTGATCGGACAGAATTTCGAGCTGTAACGCTCCCTGAGTCAATGGCAATCGCAGAAACAAGACGATTATTATCACAGCTAGATGAAGATGAAATTTCAGTCGGTTGTGTAATCATGAATCGTGTTTTACAAGACGCATCCCCTGATTGTTCGACCTGTTGGCCCCGATATCAGGACCAACAAGAGCAGATTAGCATTGCTGAATCAGAGTTTGCTCCAGCTATTTATCAAATCCCGCTTCTGTCCGGAACTTCCGGCTTTGACCGCGTCGATAAGATTGCAGGGATGCTTGATGACAAGTTAGACAGTGAGTTCTGA
- a CDS encoding trimeric intracellular cation channel family protein, with the protein MSQDVATVLLGDPFAVMNTIGLVAFAFVGASKGIDEEFDLFGIAIVGLAMAFAGGVTRDLLVMRVPLALQSPIEIGLGLLGILLAILLSIALSSPERHPVTVISDAIGLAAFATTGAIVATEAGISALGIIAVAMINAAGGGAFADILLDRSPFILFEDFYASCAVLGGISYWLVGPVGGLEGMAAAACATITVMTRLIAVSYGWSLPTAQDLERLRA; encoded by the coding sequence GTGTCTCAAGATGTTGCCACGGTGTTACTTGGTGATCCATTCGCCGTTATGAATACCATCGGGCTGGTCGCATTCGCATTCGTAGGGGCTTCAAAGGGTATTGATGAAGAGTTTGACCTGTTTGGCATTGCTATTGTTGGGTTAGCAATGGCGTTTGCAGGCGGTGTGACTCGTGATCTTCTTGTCATGCGAGTTCCGTTAGCACTCCAATCACCGATTGAGATTGGCTTAGGTCTACTTGGTATTCTTCTTGCAATCTTATTGAGCATCGCTTTGTCTTCACCAGAGCGTCATCCAGTTACGGTTATTTCCGATGCAATCGGGCTTGCTGCGTTCGCAACAACTGGTGCAATTGTCGCGACCGAAGCCGGGATCTCTGCGCTCGGAATTATCGCAGTTGCAATGATTAATGCTGCTGGGGGCGGAGCATTTGCTGACATCCTTCTTGACCGCTCTCCGTTCATTCTGTTTGAAGACTTTTATGCGAGTTGTGCTGTCCTAGGAGGAATTTCATATTGGCTGGTCGGTCCGGTTGGGGGTCTTGAAGGAATGGCTGCGGCTGCATGCGCGACGATAACAGTCATGACTCGGTTGATCGCAGTCTCATATGGCTGGAGTCTCCCTACAGCACAAGATTTGGAACGACTACGAGCCTAG
- a CDS encoding potassium transporter TrkA, producing MIENVELVLDGAVRILGLGVLSTVVGAVAASLFRWYSGMPLPEGIAVLLGLSAVALWLNTTATLGLAIGGTDIAVGLQPAVLTLLSFAAGGIGADLGRRLGDRIGVNIVDMAHLPNIDGNVGELVRSKGRILRVRLPKEIDDISGYDTVSEEVKAEISDTVLLLPRPITTTELKTRIIERIKTDYSVGHVDIELTTDGSVEYLAVGGRTSGLGPTLAPGTVAVAIRADPPAAASTGDTVQVWDVTDSPTVVTDGEFRGKHGDVVTLAVDSSAVNALSATNQYRLATLPDGSSADREFASLLRSAPETMEKVTITEESTLIGQPVSALTGTTIAIRSEDGTTTVLPDTSRLIQAQDTLYLIASPDLLRQAKQLS from the coding sequence ATGATTGAAAATGTTGAACTTGTACTTGATGGTGCAGTTCGAATCCTCGGACTCGGAGTACTCAGTACCGTTGTCGGAGCAGTTGCAGCCAGTTTATTCAGGTGGTATTCTGGCATGCCTCTCCCAGAGGGTATTGCTGTTTTACTTGGATTAAGTGCCGTGGCCCTCTGGCTCAATACGACAGCCACACTTGGATTAGCCATTGGCGGAACAGACATTGCTGTTGGACTCCAGCCGGCAGTATTAACCCTGCTGTCCTTTGCTGCTGGAGGCATCGGCGCGGATCTTGGACGTCGACTCGGTGATCGGATTGGAGTCAACATCGTAGACATGGCTCATCTTCCGAATATTGACGGAAATGTTGGTGAACTTGTTCGATCAAAGGGACGAATTCTTCGCGTTCGCCTTCCAAAAGAAATCGATGACATCTCAGGATATGATACGGTTTCTGAGGAAGTCAAAGCAGAAATCTCAGACACTGTCCTATTGCTCCCACGTCCGATCACCACGACTGAGCTCAAAACCCGAATCATAGAGCGAATCAAAACGGATTATTCTGTCGGGCACGTCGATATTGAACTAACGACCGACGGATCTGTTGAATATCTAGCTGTCGGCGGACGAACATCTGGCCTTGGACCGACACTTGCTCCGGGAACCGTGGCAGTTGCAATTCGTGCAGACCCTCCTGCTGCCGCAAGTACTGGCGATACTGTACAAGTCTGGGATGTGACAGACAGTCCAACGGTTGTTACAGATGGTGAATTCCGTGGGAAACACGGAGACGTTGTAACACTTGCTGTTGATTCCAGTGCAGTCAATGCTCTGTCAGCAACCAATCAGTATCGGCTGGCTACACTTCCTGATGGTTCATCCGCAGACCGCGAATTTGCCTCCCTCCTCCGATCTGCACCAGAGACAATGGAAAAGGTGACGATAACCGAAGAAAGTACGCTAATCGGTCAGCCAGTTTCAGCGTTAACTGGGACAACGATTGCAATTCGCTCAGAAGATGGAACAACGACGGTTCTCCCAGACACTTCCCGGCTAATTCAAGCTCAAGATACCTTGTATCTGATTGCTAGCCCCGATTTACTTCGGCAGGCTAAACAGCTTTCCTGA
- a CDS encoding TrkA C-terminal domain-containing protein: MSLTTEVLLGVYLGLLAGIIPAFIAGFLGFLFRYATGVSIPAFAVIVLAAAVAGVNGGLMGLLDESVARAPRFIVAILIVMMLAIYAHSQGDKLGAELPRRFSLRSIRRQTLSADVIRVVGGFGEVTIRPVSVTDMEGYPPVNDELRTKLQEEAVTLPADLPIPELEARLEDRLKVEHELTDISASVDEQGNAHLTVAPPLGSLSQLVPHNRRAVSITGLIPDGVSRGDRAILKTPSQTISGKVISVGESARTPDVDTERERLNLTDQQGQSRLTVVVHENRVSSLLEANDVRVAIPSQGVRREFEVLSVLREAGNQFQKLTIRKESTFDGRSISLPKIRDEHGIAIVAFRQTGSRQTARKGWEFATDGEIILSAGDELFAVGSQSQLQDFETVITGGTIQ, translated from the coding sequence ATGAGCCTCACGACGGAGGTGTTATTAGGTGTATATTTGGGTCTCCTTGCTGGGATTATTCCTGCGTTTATTGCTGGGTTTCTTGGATTCCTATTTCGATATGCAACAGGAGTATCAATACCGGCATTTGCAGTAATTGTTCTCGCCGCTGCTGTTGCTGGTGTTAACGGTGGCCTTATGGGACTTCTTGATGAGAGTGTCGCACGTGCTCCACGGTTCATCGTGGCAATCTTGATTGTAATGATGCTTGCTATTTATGCACATAGCCAAGGAGACAAGCTTGGCGCTGAACTTCCTCGTAGATTCTCGCTTCGATCAATTCGACGTCAAACACTTTCTGCAGATGTAATCCGTGTTGTAGGTGGGTTTGGCGAAGTTACAATTCGGCCAGTGTCTGTGACCGACATGGAAGGATATCCGCCGGTTAACGATGAACTTCGCACGAAGCTACAGGAAGAAGCAGTTACACTGCCTGCTGATCTTCCAATTCCGGAATTGGAGGCACGATTAGAAGACCGACTAAAAGTTGAACATGAACTAACTGACATTTCCGCTTCAGTCGATGAGCAAGGGAATGCACATCTCACAGTTGCTCCTCCACTAGGAAGTCTTTCACAGCTTGTTCCTCACAATCGTCGGGCCGTATCGATAACTGGACTTATTCCAGATGGTGTCTCACGCGGTGATCGAGCTATTTTGAAGACTCCTTCACAAACGATCAGCGGAAAGGTAATCAGTGTTGGCGAATCTGCTCGTACTCCTGATGTGGATACCGAAAGAGAACGTCTGAACCTGACTGATCAGCAGGGGCAATCCCGTCTAACTGTTGTTGTTCACGAGAATCGGGTAAGCTCATTGCTTGAAGCGAATGATGTTCGAGTAGCAATTCCTTCACAGGGTGTCCGACGTGAGTTTGAGGTCTTGTCTGTATTGCGTGAAGCTGGGAACCAGTTCCAAAAACTTACGATTCGCAAAGAAAGTACGTTTGATGGACGGTCAATATCTCTTCCAAAGATACGCGACGAACATGGTATTGCTATTGTAGCATTCCGCCAGACTGGATCCAGACAAACAGCACGAAAAGGATGGGAATTTGCCACCGATGGTGAAATTATCCTCTCTGCTGGAGATGAACTCTTTGCTGTCGGGTCTCAATCACAGCTTCAGGACTTTGAAACCGTAATCACTGGGGGGACTATTCAATGA
- a CDS encoding ATP-binding protein: protein MTQFVDREYELDHLTGCYESDSAEFVVIYGRRRLGKSELVRQSISDRDDAIYYQAVESTAQNQLEQFVDAATAQFPSIQNVRRDWEVVLESLGEEDAIVIIDEFPFLIEEDDSLPSRIQRVWDLHLQNTETTLVLVGSSISVMENKVLSGSAPLYGRRTATFDLEPLSLTDSRHFFPGYDPETTVTAWSIYGGTPYYLQTIDPDRSLAANVQQSILSERGLLYSEPEFLLRTELRQPNTYFSILRALAHGRRTPNEIAGMAGVESQSLSTYLQKLRRLRLVERHIPVTESPTASKRGRYRIAAPLFRFWFRFVHGNQDQLRILGDDAYEELVAPELADYVSPLFERLCQRALRTLIDRQFRDVGQWWFKEHELDVLGLTDEGLVAGECKFTSSPVSEGVLSDLERTTAEVQWSGSPANAEPLYVFFSRSGYTDDLTDVADSRDDVRLFGLSDLVDQHK, encoded by the coding sequence ATGACACAGTTCGTTGATCGGGAGTACGAACTTGATCACCTGACGGGCTGTTATGAGTCCGATTCCGCCGAGTTCGTCGTCATCTACGGCCGCCGCCGCCTCGGGAAGAGTGAACTCGTCCGTCAGTCCATCTCTGACCGAGACGACGCCATCTACTACCAGGCAGTCGAATCGACCGCACAGAACCAGCTGGAACAGTTCGTCGACGCTGCCACTGCGCAGTTCCCATCGATACAGAACGTCCGACGTGACTGGGAAGTGGTCCTCGAATCTCTCGGCGAAGAAGACGCGATCGTCATCATCGACGAGTTCCCGTTTCTCATCGAGGAAGACGACTCACTCCCATCACGAATTCAGCGCGTCTGGGATCTGCACCTACAAAACACCGAGACGACGCTCGTCCTCGTCGGTTCCTCGATTAGCGTTATGGAGAACAAGGTTCTCTCCGGAAGCGCTCCGCTGTACGGACGCCGAACGGCGACGTTCGATCTCGAGCCACTCTCATTAACTGATTCTCGGCACTTCTTCCCGGGCTACGACCCCGAAACTACGGTCACAGCGTGGTCAATCTACGGTGGGACGCCGTACTACCTGCAGACAATCGATCCTGATCGGTCACTGGCAGCGAACGTCCAACAGTCGATTCTCTCGGAACGTGGGTTACTGTACTCAGAGCCGGAGTTTCTGCTCCGGACTGAACTCCGCCAGCCCAACACGTATTTCAGTATACTCCGGGCGCTTGCTCACGGCCGGCGAACACCGAACGAGATCGCGGGGATGGCCGGTGTCGAGTCACAGTCGCTCAGTACGTATCTGCAGAAACTCCGTCGACTCCGTCTCGTCGAACGACATATTCCGGTGACAGAGTCGCCAACAGCATCGAAACGAGGTCGGTATCGAATCGCTGCACCACTCTTTCGCTTCTGGTTCCGATTCGTCCATGGAAACCAAGATCAACTTCGCATCCTTGGAGATGACGCGTACGAAGAGCTCGTCGCCCCTGAACTCGCGGATTACGTGAGCCCGCTTTTCGAACGGCTGTGTCAGCGGGCGCTCCGAACACTCATCGACCGGCAGTTCCGTGATGTTGGTCAGTGGTGGTTCAAAGAACACGAACTAGACGTACTCGGGCTTACCGATGAGGGCCTCGTTGCTGGTGAGTGCAAGTTCACGTCATCGCCCGTGAGCGAGGGCGTGCTCTCCGATCTCGAAAGAACCACAGCAGAAGTTCAGTGGTCTGGGTCACCCGCGAACGCAGAACCGCTCTACGTATTCTTCAGTCGCTCTGGATACACAGACGATCTTACCGATGTCGCAGACTCTCGGGACGATGTTCGCCTCTTTGGCCTGAGCGACCTCGTTGACCAACACAAGTAA
- a CDS encoding methyl-accepting chemotaxis protein: MSQTDELRQLITHSQEIAEHIRETAETADQQLQLAEEISGEIEDVGATMEEVAAGATQAAQAAEEAAEIADRGVSTAQEATDASDVMEDDVGQLVEAMESIGEQMDRIDEVTDLIADIADQTNLLALNANIEAARVDSGAEGFTVVADEIKELAEETSNHADEIRSAINALQSSTETGLNAAEATRDSVRKNSKRITDARDAFEDLAESIDAAAEGAAEIAEANDSQAESIDRLAQRTDDLYDQSESVDQRMTTSKELAGRQVEIATHASEFINGLEGMAYRLENEPGWPTLFASANTESLTGYPPEALIEGRISLGEDIIHPNDQEAVQQAVDAAVEERDSYDIIYRIQTSDDIVKKVREQGRAVFDEHNEVEALEGYIWEYDTQDVQNLIDNSNSISEEQQPAYTAQPD, translated from the coding sequence ATGAGCCAAACCGACGAACTACGACAACTAATCACTCACTCACAAGAAATCGCTGAGCATATTCGTGAAACTGCGGAAACCGCTGATCAGCAATTGCAACTTGCTGAGGAAATTAGTGGAGAAATCGAAGACGTCGGAGCAACAATGGAAGAGGTCGCTGCTGGAGCAACGCAGGCAGCTCAGGCTGCCGAGGAGGCAGCTGAGATTGCTGACAGAGGGGTGTCTACGGCTCAAGAGGCAACCGATGCAAGTGATGTGATGGAAGACGATGTCGGACAGTTAGTTGAAGCGATGGAAAGCATTGGAGAGCAGATGGATCGTATTGATGAGGTCACAGATCTCATCGCGGACATTGCTGACCAAACAAATCTGCTTGCGCTGAATGCAAACATCGAAGCGGCTCGCGTTGATTCTGGTGCTGAAGGATTTACCGTTGTTGCTGATGAGATTAAGGAATTGGCAGAAGAAACAAGCAATCATGCTGATGAGATCCGATCTGCTATCAATGCGTTACAAAGTAGCACCGAGACCGGTTTAAACGCAGCTGAAGCAACCCGTGACTCGGTGCGAAAAAATAGCAAGCGTATTACCGACGCTCGTGATGCCTTTGAGGACCTTGCCGAAAGCATTGACGCTGCTGCCGAAGGGGCAGCAGAAATCGCAGAGGCAAACGATTCCCAAGCTGAAAGCATTGACCGTCTTGCACAACGCACGGATGATCTGTATGATCAGTCTGAATCTGTCGATCAGCGTATGACGACAAGTAAAGAGTTAGCTGGCAGGCAGGTTGAAATTGCAACCCACGCAAGTGAGTTTATCAATGGTCTTGAAGGAATGGCATACCGGCTTGAAAACGAACCAGGCTGGCCGACATTGTTCGCATCTGCAAACACTGAATCACTCACTGGCTATCCACCTGAAGCGTTGATTGAGGGCCGCATTTCACTTGGAGAAGATATAATCCATCCGAATGATCAGGAAGCTGTTCAGCAGGCTGTTGATGCCGCAGTGGAAGAGCGTGACAGCTATGATATTATTTACCGAATTCAGACCTCGGATGACATCGTGAAGAAAGTCCGTGAACAGGGAAGGGCTGTATTTGATGAACATAACGAAGTTGAGGCACTTGAAGGCTATATCTGGGAATACGACACCCAAGACGTACAAAACTTGATAGATAATTCAAACAGCATATCTGAAGAACAACAACCAGCCTACACAGCTCAGCCGGATTAG
- a CDS encoding DUF2267 domain-containing protein codes for MNYNEFIGQVQHRLELPGPGQAVRATRAVLTTLGERLHEGEATDLASPLPMEIDRFLNTAESGQRFDYTEFLERVSERGNVDKSTANRQAQEVLGVVSEVVPPGNIEKARNQLPEDYERLFELTDIEADDIEEDA; via the coding sequence ATGAATTACAATGAGTTCATCGGTCAAGTTCAGCATCGATTAGAACTTCCTGGCCCAGGGCAGGCAGTTAGAGCAACCCGGGCAGTGCTGACGACGCTTGGAGAGCGACTACACGAAGGGGAAGCAACGGATTTAGCTTCGCCACTACCGATGGAGATTGACCGGTTTTTGAACACCGCTGAGTCAGGACAACGATTCGACTACACTGAGTTTTTAGAACGGGTTAGTGAACGAGGGAACGTTGATAAGTCGACGGCCAATCGACAAGCACAAGAAGTTCTTGGCGTTGTGTCAGAGGTTGTGCCACCAGGGAACATTGAAAAGGCAAGAAATCAGCTCCCAGAAGACTATGAACGATTGTTCGAACTCACTGATATCGAAGCCGATGACATCGAAGAGGATGCCTAA
- a CDS encoding proton-conducting transporter membrane subunit: protein MYSTISQLEVEMIGPESLALAVLVIPLFGSLLIGLLARLSSTKHLSRIGWPIAAITTTVTFVLSVVLTTVIVVHGPIEYSIDPSMLTPPVIISADAFSAVVIFLDVLLAVGILVYTRTVGPRGSLFYMAYLFLVACVIGVAVIGDLFMIYLFILGVSIATGILVDAGKRRGATYAAFKLVVMGAIGATIYLFGVLLLVRTAGSFSFGSAAEAISSVGYQDPYTVTVFILMFVGLGVNIALFPVHTWLARAHADAPDAVSALVSGVVPAVGIYAFTRVAYTIFGAEFLEVNATLTTVLLITAIVTMLAGNLFALLQEKMKLLLAYSTISQVGLVMTGLVIANERAVFGAILHIFGHGIIKGALCLVAGMFALQYGARTMTEYAGLADRMPASALTFGILGIAMIGLPPTVGFIGKWYIATGAIAEGLSIVAFLVIVSTLSTLAYVLPFINRVYFVDFDGPTVPMKPVSRKMVIGIVIAALLAISIGVLSGWIETLLSPAITDLLQ, encoded by the coding sequence ATGTATTCAACAATATCTCAGCTTGAAGTGGAAATGATCGGACCAGAATCTCTCGCATTAGCCGTCCTTGTTATTCCATTGTTTGGCTCACTACTTATTGGGTTACTTGCGAGACTGTCGTCAACAAAACACCTCTCTCGAATTGGATGGCCGATTGCAGCCATTACGACGACGGTGACCTTTGTATTATCTGTAGTACTGACTACCGTAATTGTCGTACATGGACCAATTGAGTATAGCATTGACCCGAGCATGCTTACTCCTCCAGTCATCATCAGTGCTGATGCATTCTCTGCAGTTGTGATCTTTCTGGATGTCTTACTAGCTGTCGGGATTTTGGTGTATACACGAACGGTTGGTCCACGTGGTTCTCTCTTTTATATGGCCTATCTTTTTCTTGTCGCCTGTGTCATTGGCGTTGCGGTCATTGGCGATTTGTTTATGATCTATCTCTTCATCCTTGGTGTAAGCATTGCCACCGGCATTCTTGTTGACGCCGGAAAGCGGCGAGGGGCAACATATGCTGCTTTTAAACTCGTTGTCATGGGTGCAATTGGAGCAACAATCTATCTGTTCGGTGTCTTACTCTTGGTTCGAACTGCAGGATCATTCAGCTTCGGGTCAGCAGCTGAGGCGATCAGCTCAGTTGGATACCAAGATCCGTACACAGTAACAGTATTTATCCTAATGTTCGTTGGATTGGGTGTTAACATTGCCCTGTTTCCGGTCCATACGTGGCTTGCTCGTGCCCACGCTGATGCACCAGATGCGGTTAGTGCATTAGTTTCGGGTGTTGTTCCAGCAGTAGGGATTTATGCGTTTACCCGTGTTGCATACACCATTTTTGGCGCAGAATTCCTTGAGGTGAATGCCACGCTGACAACAGTACTGCTTATTACCGCTATTGTGACGATGTTGGCTGGAAACCTTTTTGCCCTACTACAGGAGAAAATGAAGCTTCTATTGGCCTATTCAACGATTTCACAGGTTGGACTTGTAATGACTGGCCTGGTAATTGCCAACGAACGAGCAGTATTTGGAGCCATCTTGCACATTTTCGGGCATGGTATTATCAAGGGTGCACTCTGTCTAGTGGCTGGAATGTTTGCATTACAGTATGGGGCCAGAACAATGACAGAGTATGCTGGACTCGCTGATAGAATGCCGGCTTCTGCGTTGACGTTTGGTATCTTAGGAATTGCTATGATCGGACTCCCACCAACTGTTGGTTTCATCGGAAAGTGGTACATTGCGACCGGAGCTATCGCTGAAGGGCTGAGTATAGTTGCGTTTCTTGTTATTGTGAGCACCTTGTCGACCCTTGCATATGTTCTTCCATTTATCAATCGAGTATACTTTGTGGACTTTGATGGCCCAACCGTCCCAATGAAACCCGTTTCCCGCAAGATGGTTATTGGTATAGTAATTGCGGCATTGCTTGCAATCTCAATCGGTGTGTTGTCTGGATGGATCGAAACACTGCTTAGTCCAGCAATTACTGATCTTCTCCAATAA